One region of Oxalobacteraceae bacterium OTU3CAMAD1 genomic DNA includes:
- a CDS encoding efflux RND transporter permease subunit yields the protein MSEGRFNLSALAVRERSVTLFLICLITLAGVVSFFKLGRAEDPAFTVKVMTVVTAWPGATAKEMQDQVAEKLEKRLQELRWYDRSETYTRPGLAFTTLTLLDSTPPGEVQEQFYQARKKVGDEAGNLPSGVIGPMVNDEYADVTFALFALKAKGEPQRLLVRDAETLRQRLLHVPGVKKVNIVGEQPERIFVEFSHERLATLGVSPQEVFAALNAQNVLTPAGSVETKGPSVFLRLDGAFDELQKIRDTPVVAQGRTLKLSDIATVKRGYEDPATFLIRNGGEPALLLGIIMRDGWNGLDLGKALDQEVGAINADMPLGMTLTKVTDQAVNISSAVDEFMVKFFVALLVVMVVCFISMGWRVGIVVAAAVPLTLAVVFIVMAATGKNFDRITLGSLILGLGLLVDDAIIAIEMMVVKMEEGYSRIAASAYAWSHTAAPMLSGTLVTAVGFMPNGFARSTAGEYTSNMFWIVGIALIASWVVAVVFTPYLGVKLLPELKQVEGGHEALYDTPRYNRFRQVLARVIARKWLVAGAVIGLFALSIAGMAVVKKQFFPISDRPEVLVEVQMPYGSSIAQTGASTAKVEAWLAKQAEAKIVTAYIGQGAPRFYLAMGPELPDPSFAKIVVRTDNQEEREALKHRLRQAVADGIAPEARVRVTQLVFGPYSPFPVAYRLSGPDPDKLRAIAAEVQQVMNASPMMRTVNNDWGTRAPTLHFTLQQDRLQAVGLSSSAVAQQLQFLLSGVPLTAVREDIRTVQVVARSAGDARLDPARIADFTLTGANGQRVPLSQVGTVDVRAEEPVMRRRDRVPTITVRGDIAEGLQPPDVSAAMTAQLKPIKDKLPAGYRLDEAGSIEESGKAMQAMLPLFPIMLAVTLLILIFQVRSISAMVMVFLTSPLGLIGVVPTLLLFAQPFGINALVGLIALSGILMRNTLILIGQIHHNEQAGLAPFQAVVEATVQRARPVVLTALAAILAFIPLTHSVFWGTLAYTLIGGTFAGTVLTLVFLPAMYSIWFKIRPDQQPPLRDTAPAPAALPASRPS from the coding sequence ATGAGCGAGGGTCGTTTCAATCTGTCGGCGCTTGCCGTGCGCGAGCGCTCCGTCACCCTTTTCCTGATCTGCCTGATCACTTTGGCGGGCGTCGTTTCCTTCTTTAAACTGGGACGGGCGGAAGATCCCGCCTTTACCGTCAAGGTGATGACCGTCGTCACCGCCTGGCCAGGTGCGACCGCGAAGGAAATGCAGGACCAGGTCGCCGAGAAGCTTGAGAAGCGGCTGCAGGAGCTGCGCTGGTACGACCGCAGCGAGACCTATACCCGGCCGGGACTGGCGTTCACCACCCTGACCCTGCTCGACAGCACGCCGCCGGGAGAGGTGCAAGAGCAGTTCTACCAGGCCCGCAAGAAAGTCGGCGACGAGGCCGGCAACCTGCCGTCCGGCGTGATCGGACCGATGGTCAACGATGAGTACGCCGACGTCACCTTCGCCCTGTTCGCCTTGAAGGCCAAGGGCGAACCGCAACGCCTGCTGGTGCGCGACGCCGAGACCTTGCGCCAGCGTCTGCTGCACGTGCCCGGCGTCAAAAAGGTCAACATCGTCGGCGAGCAGCCGGAACGCATCTTCGTCGAGTTCTCGCACGAGCGCCTGGCGACCCTTGGCGTCAGCCCGCAGGAGGTGTTCGCCGCGCTGAACGCGCAGAACGTGCTCACGCCGGCCGGCTCGGTGGAAACCAAGGGTCCGTCCGTGTTCCTGCGCCTCGACGGCGCCTTCGACGAACTGCAAAAGATCCGCGACACGCCGGTCGTGGCGCAGGGCCGCACCCTGAAGCTGTCTGACATCGCCACCGTCAAGCGCGGCTACGAGGACCCGGCCACCTTCCTGATCCGCAACGGCGGCGAGCCGGCCCTGCTGCTGGGCATCATCATGCGCGACGGCTGGAACGGCCTCGACCTGGGCAAGGCGCTCGACCAGGAAGTCGGCGCCATCAACGCCGACATGCCGCTGGGCATGACGCTGACCAAGGTCACCGACCAGGCCGTCAATATCAGCTCGGCGGTCGACGAATTCATGGTCAAGTTCTTCGTCGCGCTGCTGGTGGTGATGGTGGTGTGCTTCATCAGCATGGGCTGGCGCGTGGGCATTGTCGTCGCGGCGGCCGTGCCGCTGACCTTGGCGGTGGTGTTCATCGTCATGGCCGCGACCGGCAAGAACTTCGACCGCATCACCCTGGGCTCGCTGATCCTGGGGCTGGGCCTGCTGGTGGACGACGCCATCATCGCCATCGAAATGATGGTCGTCAAAATGGAGGAAGGCTATAGCCGCATCGCCGCCTCGGCCTACGCCTGGAGCCACACGGCCGCGCCCATGCTCTCGGGCACCCTGGTGACGGCGGTCGGCTTCATGCCCAACGGCTTTGCCCGCTCCACCGCCGGCGAGTACACCAGCAATATGTTCTGGATCGTCGGCATCGCGCTGATCGCCTCGTGGGTGGTGGCAGTGGTGTTCACGCCCTACCTCGGCGTCAAGCTGCTGCCGGAACTCAAACAGGTCGAAGGCGGCCACGAGGCGCTGTACGACACGCCGCGCTACAACCGCTTCCGCCAGGTGCTGGCGCGCGTGATCGCCCGCAAGTGGCTGGTCGCGGGCGCGGTGATCGGCCTGTTCGCGCTGTCCATTGCGGGCATGGCCGTCGTCAAGAAGCAGTTCTTCCCGATCTCCGACCGTCCCGAGGTGCTGGTCGAGGTGCAGATGCCGTATGGTTCTTCCATCGCCCAGACCGGCGCCAGCACCGCCAAGGTCGAGGCCTGGCTGGCCAAGCAAGCGGAGGCGAAGATCGTCACCGCCTACATCGGCCAGGGCGCGCCGCGCTTCTATCTGGCGATGGGACCGGAACTGCCCGATCCATCGTTCGCCAAGATCGTCGTGCGCACCGACAACCAGGAGGAACGCGAGGCGCTCAAGCACCGCCTGCGCCAGGCCGTCGCCGACGGCATCGCCCCCGAGGCGCGCGTGCGCGTCACCCAGCTCGTGTTCGGACCGTACTCGCCGTTCCCGGTCGCCTACCGTCTCAGCGGGCCGGACCCGGACAAGCTGCGCGCCATCGCGGCCGAGGTACAGCAAGTCATGAACGCCAGTCCGATGATGCGCACCGTGAACAACGACTGGGGCACGCGCGCGCCGACCCTGCACTTCACGTTGCAGCAGGACCGTTTGCAGGCCGTCGGGCTGAGTTCGAGCGCCGTGGCGCAGCAGCTGCAGTTCCTGCTCAGCGGCGTGCCGCTGACGGCCGTGCGCGAAGACATCCGCACGGTGCAGGTGGTGGCGCGCTCGGCCGGCGATGCGCGGCTCGATCCGGCCCGGATCGCCGACTTCACCCTGACCGGCGCCAACGGCCAGCGCGTGCCGCTGTCGCAGGTGGGCACGGTCGACGTGCGCGCCGAGGAACCGGTCATGCGCCGGCGCGACCGCGTGCCGACCATCACCGTGCGCGGCGATATCGCCGAGGGTTTGCAGCCGCCTGATGTATCGGCCGCGATGACCGCGCAGTTGAAGCCCATCAAGGACAAGTTGCCGGCCGGCTACCGCTTGGACGAGGCCGGCTCCATCGAGGAATCGGGCAAGGCAATGCAAGCGATGTTGCCGCTGTTCCCCATCATGCTGGCCGTCACCTTGCTGATTCTGATCTTCCAGGTGCGCTCGATCTCGGCGATGGTGATGGTCTTCCTGACCAGCCCGCTGGGCCTGATCGGCGTGGTGCCGACCCTGCTGCTGTTCGCGCAGCCGTTCGGCATCAACGCGCTGGTCGGGCTGATCGCGCTGTCGGGCATCCTGATGCGCAACACCCTGATCCTGATCGGGCAGATCCACCACAACGAACAGGCGGGATTGGCGCCGTTCCAGGCGGTGGTCGAAGCCACCGTGCAGCGCGCGCGGCCGGTGGTGCTGACCGCGCTGGCGGCGATCCTGGCCTTCATCCCGCTGACCCATTCGGTGTTCTGGGGCACGCTGGCCTACACCCTGATCGGCGGCACGTTCGCCGGCACGGTCCTGACCCTGGTGTTCCTGCCGGCGATGTATTCGATCTGGTTCAAGATCCGGCCGGACCAGCAGCCGCCGCTCAGGGACACGGCGCCTGCCCCGGCGGCGCTCCCAGCGTCTCGGCCGTCATGA